One genomic window of Quercus robur chromosome 6, dhQueRobu3.1, whole genome shotgun sequence includes the following:
- the LOC126688696 gene encoding 1-aminocyclopropane-1-carboxylate oxidase homolog 1-like → MVVTSRDEVPDYDRASELKAFDDTKAGVKGLVDAGVTEIPRIFHHPPDSLDKTSATTGDTQFSIPVIDLEGIDKDVIKRKEIVERVGEASEIWGFFQVVNHGIPVSVLEEIKEGVRRFYEQDTEVKKELYTRDPMRPVLYNSNFDLYSGAATNWRDTFICMMAPNPPKLQDLPVSCRDILAEYSKQVMKLGILLFELLSEALGLNSNHLNDIDCAEGLAVLCHYYPACPQPDLTLGTSKHADNDFFTVLLQDHIGGLQILHQNKWIDITPVPGALVVNIGDLLQLITNDRFKSVEHRVLANQVGPRVSVACFFCTGLQPSSKLYGPVKELLSEDNPPKYRETTVRDYCNYFNEKGFDGTSALPHFRL, encoded by the exons atggttGTTACCAGCAGAGATGAAGTGCCAGACTATGATAGAGCAAGTGAGTTGAAGGCTTTTGATGACACAAAAGCTGGTGTTAAAGGACTTGTAGATGCTGGGGTTACTGAGATCCCTCGTATATTCCATCACCCACCAGATAGTTTGGACAAGACCTCAGCCACTACTGGTGACACCCAGTTCAGTATTCCTGTCATAGACCTCGAAGGCATAGACAAAGATGTAATTAAACGCAAGGAGATTGTTGAAAGAGTTGGTGAAGCATCGGAGATATGGGGCTTCTTTCAGGTGGTCAATCATGGGATCCCTGTGAGTGTTTTGGAGGAGATAAAGGAAGGAGTGCGTAGATTTTATGAGCAAGATACTGAGGTTAAGAAAGAGTTATATACACGTGACCCCATGAGACCGGTGTTGTACAACAGCAACTTTGATTTGTATAGTGGAGCCGCGACCAATTGGAGGGATACATTTATTTGTATGATGGCTCCTAATCCTCCAAAGCTACAAGACTTGCCGGTTTCGTGCAG AGATATACTTGCAGAGTACTCAAAGCAAGTAATGAAATTGGGGATTTTACTTTTCGAGTTATTATCGGAGGCCCTTGGTTTGAATTCAAACCACCTAAATGACATTGATTGCGCTGAAGGGCTTGCAGTTTTGTGCCACTATTATCCCGCTTGCCCACAACCTGATCTAACATTAGGCACAAGCAAGCATGCTGACAATGACTTCTTCACTGTGCTTCTACAAGACCATATTGGTGGCCTCCAAATTCTGCATCAGAACAAGTGGATTGATATCACTCCCGTGCCGGGGGCTCTGGTGGTTAACATTGGAGATCTTCTTCAA CTTATAACAAATGATAGGTTTAAAAGCGTTGAACACAGAGTATTGGCGAACCAGGTTGGTCCAAGAGTATCTGTGGCATGCTTTTTTTGCACAGGTCTTCAGCCATCCTCAAAACTTTACGGACCCGTCAAGGAGTTATTGTCAGAAGACAATCCTCCAAAGTATAGGGAAACCACAGTGAGAGACTATTGTAACTACTTCAATGAAAAAGGCTTTGATGGGACTTCTGCTTTGCCGCATTTCAGGCTTTGA